A single window of Candidatus Eisenbacteria bacterium DNA harbors:
- a CDS encoding Fe-S-containing protein, with translation MFEALVVTLREGMEGALVLAIALAFLERQGRSGLKGALIAGTLAAVAGSAVLTFFLTRLTYNEELAEGIAMLVGAALVVSLVVWMWRAAPRMRQEIEAGMTKATTGQSGALGVFLFAFAMVLREGVETAVFLSAASFSSEGLALWLGAAIGLALAVVFGALFVRGSVKLPLKPFFSLTAAVLLLIAVQLVVGGLHELSEAEVLPSSQREMALIGPVVKNEMLLFTLTVAFAALWLLRPTSLPRVDAAAGPEARMARAAAARDASRRRWTGLIGLVVVGFLATAFVQGSRMPERPPATPVAFQGGVIRIDPAPLADGRLHFYEATLPEAPVRFFAVKSGDQILICFDACEICGAKGYFEDGHAVVCRNCASPISRATLGRSGGCNPIPLPHGTEGGLMTIAEHDVRAILPHLQGR, from the coding sequence ATGTTCGAAGCGTTGGTCGTGACCTTGCGAGAGGGGATGGAAGGCGCCCTGGTGCTGGCCATCGCGCTGGCCTTCCTCGAGCGTCAGGGCCGGAGCGGGCTCAAGGGCGCGCTGATCGCCGGCACCCTGGCCGCGGTGGCCGGCTCGGCGGTGCTCACCTTCTTCCTCACCCGCCTCACCTACAACGAGGAGCTGGCCGAAGGCATCGCCATGCTGGTGGGCGCGGCCCTGGTGGTGAGCCTGGTGGTCTGGATGTGGCGCGCCGCGCCGCGCATGCGGCAGGAGATCGAGGCGGGCATGACGAAGGCCACCACCGGCCAATCGGGCGCGCTCGGCGTCTTCCTCTTCGCGTTCGCCATGGTGCTTCGCGAGGGCGTCGAGACCGCGGTGTTCCTCTCCGCGGCTTCGTTCAGCAGCGAAGGCCTGGCGCTGTGGCTGGGTGCGGCCATCGGGCTCGCGCTCGCCGTCGTGTTCGGCGCGCTCTTCGTGCGCGGCAGCGTCAAGCTGCCGCTCAAGCCGTTCTTCTCGCTCACGGCCGCGGTGCTCCTGCTGATCGCGGTGCAGCTCGTGGTCGGCGGACTGCACGAGCTGTCGGAGGCCGAAGTGCTGCCATCCAGCCAGCGCGAGATGGCGCTGATCGGGCCGGTGGTGAAGAACGAGATGCTGCTGTTCACGCTCACCGTCGCATTCGCGGCCCTGTGGCTGCTGCGGCCGACGTCGCTGCCGCGCGTCGACGCGGCGGCGGGCCCCGAAGCGCGCATGGCGCGGGCCGCGGCGGCGCGCGATGCCAGCCGCCGGCGGTGGACCGGCTTGATCGGCCTGGTGGTGGTGGGCTTCCTCGCCACCGCGTTCGTCCAGGGATCGCGGATGCCGGAGCGCCCGCCCGCCACGCCGGTCGCCTTCCAGGGCGGCGTGATTCGCATCGATCCGGCTCCGCTCGCCGACGGCCGGCTCCACTTCTATGAGGCGACGCTGCCCGAAGCTCCGGTCCGGTTCTTTGCGGTCAAGAGCGGCGACCAGATCCTCATCTGCTTCGATGCCTGCGAGATCTGCGGAGCCAAGGGCTACTTCGAGGACGGGCACGCGGTGGTGTGCCGCAATTGCGCCTCGCCGATCTCGCGCGCCACGCTCGGCCGCTCCGGCGGCTGCAACCCGATTCCGCTGCCCCACGGCACCGAGGGCGGGCTGATGACGATCGCCGAGCACGACGTCCGCGCCATCCTGCCGCACCTGCAGGGGCGATAG